A stretch of DNA from Castor canadensis chromosome 2, mCasCan1.hap1v2, whole genome shotgun sequence:
AGTTACAGAGCTTTACTTATAAACATGTAATATGTGgtacatagaaaaaaatatatatatataaatataatgtatgtataatatacatGCATTCCTGAAAATGTTCATGTAGGAAAAAATGGCTTACTTGAAATAACAGATTGAGGAAAAAGTAGGTCTGGGAATGGCCATTCAAAACCTGAACAACTGAGCAATCCTTACCAAACTTTGCTATCACTTGGGGATCTTTAAAACTACTGATGGtattgttagggtccgagaatcctattcctccgagagacagagagtcactcgtgaatgcaatcaacaaagcagagtttattgagctggcaagccagggtcaagctcccacacagacacacaggtccgattgggcagacaagaccccgaacctctttagggaagatcttatataggcccctaccggccgttacagcaaaagcctgcacagtacatagccaatgagtttgtaacaccacatacatttccagcctatccatttaagagtgcattacttcttagcctatagattcaagggtcagtatttgcgcacacggttacatttagcaagcaggcagggcacatcttgcacgtacgtCGTCTTTCGAAATCTGCTCACAtacctcacattcctcacattccacctgcccccatcctgtttatcttatcctgcacgggcatcctgtgctggctttactggtttctgctatggggatctgctggggcaaagggcacatcctttcattctccccttttctttgggctatattgaggaatcattctcaaggggacgaagagcctggtattgttggcggaggaccagaagttggacagtgttaattcggtttttgatgaaagtcacaagtcggtttagaatacaaggtcctattgttagagtagagactgattgtcgcacacgccgcaaggtaaaaagggctcctggatgatttgttttgtagagtctgactccccaggatttacccaattcccaatttgtcgccttttttcctaaatcagtgaaatttattataatgggattacaattggggggagttgggcatcccttacttataggtctaggttggtggtatgtaataccagattgagagactctacttaactgaataaggtccccctgtttggggggtggccaccatatgtctcctgagctctcacaaccccatgacttacaataatagtctgcgattcctccacattttttctgtggttgggttggggagcggggcagacatagaagtaactttggcgcaaatcccattgtcccctgccagtgaataaggccctgaagtcaaagtataattctgggaaccaggtgctgggaggggtcaccttggaggtctggttaagaatgtctcctgtggatacatctacaatcatccacgtcaggttaaaaggttgatgtggatttgtatgccccaagcaagtggtggacagggttagaaaaaggaataaggttaccgaggtccagtttgctgaagtttgagtttgaaggaattgtccttgtggtgggacacccttcttgttggcaggaagtcttccttcacagctaccgggtccgccagtctgatgtgggtgtagtggacccaggtgatgatcccattctaggagggctgtggagcatctggggtgttttcgtTTTCCAGAGCATctcgtatcagccggagcttgagtggatttgtgggatgctgtggtgcagtccaatttccctgatcctcctgaggacgtgcccgtctcacatgggagtggtgtacccatggtgcaattccatcgaccttgagggcggtgggggtagtaagcagtacaacataaggtcctttccatctaggctctagggttttggactgatgccttttaacccataccatgtcacccgggactatgccatgttccggagtcaggaccctctcagtagtatggtacgcttgaattaagggccatatttgttgttgcaccttagctagagcctgtagcatagtcaggtaatttggggccagatcacctagtcctgggcttaaggtcctttgaatgatggggggtggagccccatacaggatctcaaagggggttagcccatggacataaggggagttccggactcggaagatggccaagggaaggagtgtcacccaatcaccaccagtctccagggccaatttggctaaagtctcctttagtgtcctattcatcctttctacttgccctgagctctgggggttatattcacaatgtagtttccaattggcccccatagcctgggctagtccctgcaggactttactaacgaaagccggaccgttatctgacccaattgcctcaggcaccccgtacctgggtatgatttcctctagtaaggcttttgccactacctgactcgtctccctctttgtaggaaatacctccacccagcccgaaaaggtatctatgaacactagcaaatatttgtacccaaacttccctggttttacttcagtaaaatccacttcccagcttcttcctggggccctcccccattcccgaatacctgtgtggtgcccctcccttcgtcctggtttcatagctgtacagctagcacaatcctccacaatttgacggacggccgcggtctggttcggaaatcggagttgtgcagatgtcagcaagtctagcaactttctctgccccaagtgggtggacttatgtaagttagctaacaggaatcggccgagtttctcgggcaggattagcttgccttccaagtcgcttctccattcatcctccctttttctagtgagggagtgggctctcatccaagtgaaatcctccgagAAGTACTCTGGTCAgggaggtagcgaagggagctcggggacaggcacatctatagccgcgaccatggagggactcaccattgctgctctcctagcttcttgatccaccctgttgttaccgacagcttccggagtcttggcagactgatggcctgggacatacatcactgccactgccttcggtttttctaCTGCTATTAATAGATGCTGGACTTcggccaggttttttaagcctttcccttctgctgtgtgaaatcccctttcgcgatagatggctccgtggacgtggatggtaccgaaagcatagcggctattggtgtagatattgactcattttccttctgccctttccagggcctcagccaaggcaattaattctgccttttgggctgaggttccgggtgggagggcgctgctccataccgtgtttccttcttggtcgaccactgctgcccctgcccttcggactccattttggacaaaactgcttccatcagtgtaccagtttaatttacagccagacagtggggtgtcctttaggtcaacccatacctgggtaacttcggagaggaactccttgcagtcatggacaggtgtctgtagttccaggttgggcaacagggtggcagggttcagagttacaggatctgtgaaggtgatccgaggggaatccagcaagagcccctggtagtgggtgagcctggcattcgtcatccatttcccagggggttgtttaaggactccctctACCGGGTGAGAGGCCGTGACccggagggcctgtccaaaggttaatttgtctgcttctctcactaacatggcaacggccgctatgatgcggaggcaggggggccatcctgatgctactgcgtctaatttcttggaaagatatgccacgggtctcttccagggacctaactgttgggtcaggactcctttggctaccccctttttttcatccacaaacagagtgaacgattttgtggggtctggtagggtcaaggcaggggcctggagaagggcggcctttagctggtcaaaggcccgctgttgttcctctccccacctccaatccggagcctctttggtggcctcatataggggtctggctatctccgcaaatcccggaatccagagtctacagaaccctgcggAACCCAGGAACTCTcccactcccctagtggatgtggggggtggaatagtcaaaataatctgtttcatggcatcagtcagccatcttgccccatctgcaatccgataacccagatatgtcactgacctttcacagatgtgggtcttcttggcactcgcccgatatcccagctcacctaactccgttagcaggtgttcagtaccctcactgcactcctctcgggtttctgccgctaacagtaagtcatcaacgtactgtagtagagtgactcgcGGGTGACTCCAgcgaaagggctccaggtcctggctcagggcctcattaaacagggtgggagaatttttaaatcctgtagcagtctggtccaagtgagctgtccggtctggcccccatcctcttgccattcgaatgcaaatagcggctggctgatttctgacaatggaatgctgaagaaagcatctttcaaatcaagggttgtataccatacttgtgagggcggtaggtgactgagcaaggtatagggattcggtacagtgggatgaatgtcctctgcccgctcatttacctttcgcaggtcttgcacaggcctatagtccccgcttcctgGCTTTTgaacggggagcagaggagtattccaggtggaccgacaaggccgcagtactccttcctttattagcctgcggatatgaggggctatgcctcttcgagcctctttgggcataggatactgttttacccgaatgggaagagcggaagccttcaattgtataactatgggagggaggtgtttggcgaggccaattcctgcagtctctgcccaggccatgggaaacctttttagccattgggctatgtcccctcctggctcctgtcggcTCTCAAACAGTCGATATTCGTCAGcaaatgatagggacaggacatgtatcgggctcccctcccgatcagtcacaattatttcatcaggttcaaaatagatacgggcccctactttggtgagcaggTCCCGTCCGAGCAAGGGAGTGGGGCTCTCAGGgatgaccaggaaggagtgtgtgacctggtgttttcctaagtctacctttcttttggtagtccatgagcataaCTGTGTACCCGTGGCCCCCTGAAtgacacttgttcgttccttgttcaaaggtccacatgccttgtttaagactgaatactgggcgccggtatccaccatgaaccccatcggcttcccctccacacatacagttacccaagactcggggagggggtccaagccccgtctccctcagtcctcttctccggctagaaggactctggcctgctccactgctggttccctttccctgttacctcccggtctcctgccaaaccctcttcttccctttaacttagggcactctctcttccaatgcccagtctccttacagtaaaaacggtgttccttatccggggtcctggcgtggcccccttccctgggttggtcccggacacccgctaggaaaatacgggccatttctctttgttgctttcggttctccttagcctggaactccctgtcctcctttctcaatttctcctgggcctccctgtcttcctttctctgcctttcctccctttcttctggagtttcccttgtggtaaagaccttctctgctatctgtaacatttccctaatgtttatctcccctaagttttcctgtttattgagttttctcctaatgtctggagctgcctgattaatgaatgagaataccacagcagaccggtggatctccgcctcggggtcaataggggtgtactgatggtatgcctcatagaggcgctctaagaaaccggccgggctttcattttccccttggacaactgcctttacctttgcaaagttggtgggcctcctagcggccactcggagacctgccataagagtctggcggtagattcggagatgctccctaccttctgcggtcccgaaatcccaatcagggcggcgtagggggaaggccttgtctatggccggttggagggttgtgggtctcccgttgtcccccaagacgttctttctaGCTTCGTGGAGGTTGCGCTCCCGCTCCTCTGTCgtaaagagtattgagcagctggtgacagtcgtcCCATGTGAGGCGATGTgtatgcatgacggactccaggagatctatgagacacttagggtcttctgaaaagggtgggttctgcgtcctccagttatatagatcactggaggagaagggccagtactgaaactgttgcccccctcccggtcctccttggcctaccatctggactggaaatgtgaggacagtttcctccccatgtgttgatgaggagggcccatcttctccctccctttcccgtacccctcgggggcggagtcttcgacccattcctcctcctgctgccagtcctgttgaggaggatgaggaaatttcctcctccggagcactggcctgaccagggggagtcacgtatgggggcagccgatcttcctctacccccgtgagggatgggtaaaggggggaactctctggtaagaccaggGGTGGTAAggagggtgtcctattttgaggactggtcagggagggaaggggaggtttctctttctcttttatgaccaaggcaggcaTGACTGGGCTTTTAGCCCCGGGAGcagaactggaggggtgagtcagaaaagctgttaaccaaggggggggggTTCCCcactaaatcttcccaaaccaaaatgtaggggacctgatctgggtggccttgattgcctggtcagaaaacgacagccttgaccttagtgatcaggtctagggagagggaaccttgaatgggccatccgactccaaaggtgggccattctgcagaacaaagggtgtcgaacttacctttcttaatgaccagacccgcatttaatgccctttttttgacttctggaaagtgagagagaatcaaagactttggggttgcttgtccctgtcccattgtgggatgagaagcaaccaccaggagagatagaacaaaaagggtgaaagcaacaataactccacacaaacacaacactctccaccactcgcttggaccggtccttctcttaCGCTGGTGTGCACCCCATTCAatctcctcaccgtccaatttgAATATCAGGCCAAAAGCcatcca
This window harbors:
- the LOC141420046 gene encoding uncharacterized protein; this translates as MRAHSLTRKREDEWRSDLEGKLILPEKLGRFLLANLHKSTHLGQRKLLDLLTSAQLRFPNQTAAVRQIVEDCASCTAMKPGRREGHHTGRWNCTMGTPLPCETGTSSGGSGKLDCTTASHKSTQAPADTRCSGKRKHPRCSTALLEWDHHLGPLHPHQTGGPGSCEGRLPANKKGVPPQGQFLQTQTSANWTSVTLFLFLTLSTTCLGHTNPHQPFNLTWMIVDVSTGDILNQTSKVTPPSTWFPELYFDFRALFTGRGQWDLRQSYFYVCPAPQPNHRKNVEESQTIIVSHGVVRAQETYGGHPPNRGTLFS